One genomic region from Mycoplasmopsis meleagridis encodes:
- the tsf gene encoding translation elongation factor Ts, which translates to MAIDKLALIKEVRERTNGGMIDVKKSLEESNWDVEKAIVWLKSNGKIKAAKKADRISAEGLLAVSKNEKLAVLVEVNCETDFVVKNEQFKNSVQTIANSLLAANVRKETNLDSIKINDLTLNEYIDQLTATIGEKISLRRYEILEAGENEFLGAFSHINGQIAAIVKISKNDEELAKNIAMHAAAMKPEYIFVEDVPKEKLEALKAEINIPAGFEKKPANIQEQILQGALNKKLSEIVLVKQVFMIDDSKTIEQLLESKKAKLLTAFRYAVGEGIEKVVVDFASEAISQIKK; encoded by the coding sequence ATGGCAATTGACAAATTAGCTCTTATTAAAGAAGTTCGTGAAAGAACTAACGGTGGAATGATTGACGTTAAAAAATCGCTTGAGGAAAGTAATTGAGACGTTGAAAAAGCTATAGTTTGACTAAAAAGTAACGGTAAAATTAAAGCTGCTAAAAAAGCTGACCGCATTTCTGCAGAAGGTTTATTAGCTGTTAGTAAAAATGAAAAATTAGCTGTCTTAGTAGAAGTAAATTGTGAAACTGATTTTGTAGTTAAAAATGAACAATTTAAAAATAGCGTTCAAACAATTGCTAATTCACTTCTAGCTGCTAATGTTAGAAAAGAAACTAATTTAGATAGCATCAAAATTAACGATTTAACTTTGAATGAATATATTGACCAACTAACTGCAACTATTGGCGAAAAAATTTCTTTAAGAAGATATGAAATTTTAGAAGCAGGTGAAAATGAATTTTTAGGTGCTTTTAGTCACATTAATGGTCAAATTGCTGCTATTGTAAAAATTAGTAAAAACGATGAAGAATTAGCAAAAAATATTGCAATGCACGCTGCTGCTATGAAACCAGAATATATTTTTGTTGAAGATGTACCTAAAGAAAAATTAGAAGCTCTAAAAGCCGAAATTAACATCCCAGCAGGCTTTGAGAAAAAACCAGCTAATATTCAAGAGCAAATTTTACAAGGGGCTTTAAATAAAAAACTTTCAGAAATTGTTTTAGTTAAACAAGTTTTTATGATTGATGATAGTAAAACTATTGAACAATTATTAGAAAGTAAAAAAGCTAAATTATTAACTGCTTTTAGATACGCAGTAGGTGAAGGAATTGAAAAAGTAGTAGTTGACTTTGCTTCAGAAGCAATTTCACAAATTAAAAAATAA
- the rpsB gene encoding 30S ribosomal protein S2 → MNEINKEEKVAKNDPTKVDNKVEGAKVDDKKGIVSRDKLLEAGTYFGHKTSQWNPKMKEFLLPNIQSKRGIHIIDTNSTIKRLEFIYKLLNKFATNPRTTFIFVGTKKQAKEAIKENALRTNSFYVSERWLGGTFTNFQTISKRIKTMEELEQMKEEGYPNRTKKEILDLEKKLSKLHANLDGIRKMQGPTNFMIIADPNDDEIAIKEARRKGVKVIGLLDSNTDPDLVDFGIPANDDSAKSINVIITILADAIATARGDKAKYAYQGDEAIILPKYENQQRENSFKKPFVKKETSEVKGE, encoded by the coding sequence ATGAATGAAATTAATAAAGAAGAAAAAGTAGCAAAAAATGATCCTACTAAAGTAGATAATAAAGTTGAAGGTGCTAAAGTTGATGATAAAAAAGGCATTGTTTCAAGAGATAAATTATTAGAAGCTGGAACATATTTTGGTCACAAAACTAGTCAGTGAAATCCGAAAATGAAAGAATTTTTATTGCCAAATATTCAATCAAAACGTGGCATTCACATCATCGATACTAACTCAACAATTAAGCGTTTAGAATTTATTTACAAACTTTTAAATAAATTCGCTACTAATCCAAGAACAACTTTTATTTTTGTAGGAACTAAAAAACAAGCTAAGGAAGCAATTAAAGAAAATGCTTTAAGAACTAATTCATTCTACGTTTCTGAAAGATGATTAGGAGGAACTTTTACTAATTTCCAAACTATTTCAAAAAGAATTAAAACAATGGAAGAATTAGAACAAATGAAAGAAGAAGGCTATCCTAATAGAACTAAAAAAGAAATCTTGGATTTAGAAAAGAAATTAAGCAAATTACATGCTAATTTAGATGGTATTAGAAAAATGCAAGGACCTACTAACTTCATGATTATTGCCGATCCTAATGATGATGAAATAGCTATTAAAGAAGCTAGAAGAAAAGGTGTAAAAGTAATAGGTCTTTTAGATTCGAATACTGATCCAGATTTAGTAGATTTTGGTATTCCTGCTAATGATGATTCAGCCAAAAGTATTAATGTAATTATTACTATTTTAGCTGATGCTATTGCTACTGCTAGAGGTGATAAAGCTAAATATGCTTATCAGGGTGATGAAGCAATTATTTTACCTAAATATGAAAATCAACAAAGAGAAAACTCATTTAAAAAACCTTTTGTAAAAAAAGAAACTAGTGAAGTAAAAGGAGAATAA